The DNA segment CGATCTCCGGCTACCACATCCGCGAGGCGGGCTCGACGGCGGTCCAGGAGGTTGCGTTCACGCTCGCGGACGGCCTCGAGTACCTGACGGCCGCGCGGGAGGCGGGCCTCGATCCCGCCGCCATCGCGCCGCGCCTGTCGTTCTTCTTCAACGTCCACAACGATTTTCTAGAGGAGATCGCGAAGTTCCGCGCGGCCCGCACCCTGTGGGCGCGCCTCGTCGGGGAGCGCTTCGGCGTGACGGACCCGCGCGCGGCCGCCCTGCGCTTCCACACGCAGACGGCCGGCTCGACGCTGACCGCGCAGCAGCCCGAGGTGAACGTCGTCCGCGTCGCGATCCAGGCGCTCGCGGCTGTGCTCGGGGGCACGCAGTCCCTCCACACGAACGGCAAGGACGAGGCGCTGTCGCTGCCCACGGAGGATTCGGCGCTCCTCGCGCTCCGGACGCAGCAGGTCATCGCGCACGAGACGGGCGTCGCGCGCGTCGCGGACCCGCTCGGCGGCTCGTGGGCCGTCGAGGCTCTCACGGCCGGCATCGTCGCCGAGGCCGGCGCGCTCATCGCCCGGATCGACGGGATGGGCGGCGCCCTCAAGGCGATCGAAGCCGGCTTCTACCAGCGCGAGATCCAGGACGCGGCCTACCGCGCGCAGCGCGCGATCGAGGACAAGGAGCAGATCGTCGTCGGCGTGAACGAGTTCACCGTGGCCGAGGAACGGCCGATTCCGACGCTCGTGATCGACCCGGCCGTCGAGACGGACCAGGTGGCGCGGCTCAGGGCGCTCAGGGCCCGGCGCGACGGCGCGGCCGCGGCCCGGCTGCAGAAGGCCGTGGCCGACGCGGCGCGCGAGGGCCGCAACCTCCTGCCGCCGATCGTCGAGGCCGTCTCGGGCCTCGTGACGCTCGGTGAGGTCGTGGACGCGCTGCGTTCCGTGTTCGGCGAGCACCGCGAAAGCGCCGGCTGGTAGGGGCGAAGGCCCGCAAAATCGCGTCAAACAGGCATTTTTCCGAGGGTTTTCAGCGTGTGAGCGCGATCAAACCCGCATGGTGAGCCGACTTCGCCCTGTGTAATTCGCCAGAACCGGCCCGCCATGCGGCTTCGCGTCGGCCTCACAGAGGCATTACGCGGCAAACCCCAACATTCGCAGCAGTTTGGCCGTTGCACAGGAATCCGTGCAGGATTTGCGAACTCAGCGAAGGACGGGGGAGCGCCCTCTTTTGCACATCGAAATCCACAGGAGAATTCACAGATCCTCTGAGGATCTCCGCAACCTCTTCGAACTCAATCGGTTGAAGAGCCGTCCGGGAAGGGCAGCTTGCCCTCCGCGCTCGCGACGCCGGGCTCGAAACAGCGCCGGCAGCGGGCCTCGTAGAGACCGGCGGCCCCGACGACGACGCGCTCGGTGGACTCGACGAGGCGCTGCGTGCGGCTCGCGGGCTGGCCGCAGCGGACGCAGATCGCGCGCGTCTTCGTGACCTCCTCGGCGGCGGCCATCAGCG comes from the Acidobacteriota bacterium genome and includes:
- a CDS encoding methylmalonyl-CoA mutase encodes the protein MSDSSVTTTSGLPVKAAYGPADVPAGWDPGKPGAAPFTRGTLPGGYRTKLWTMRQYAGFSSAKESNRRYRFLLDRGQSGLSVAFDLPTQIGYDSDHALARGEVGKVGVPIASLEDMETLLDGIPLDAVSISMTINATASILLSLLLAVAKGRGTPWARLSGTIQNDILKEYAARGTYAFPPKPSMRLVTDVFAFCQKEVPRWNTISISGYHIREAGSTAVQEVAFTLADGLEYLTAAREAGLDPAAIAPRLSFFFNVHNDFLEEIAKFRAARTLWARLVGERFGVTDPRAAALRFHTQTAGSTLTAQQPEVNVVRVAIQALAAVLGGTQSLHTNGKDEALSLPTEDSALLALRTQQVIAHETGVARVADPLGGSWAVEALTAGIVAEAGALIARIDGMGGALKAIEAGFYQREIQDAAYRAQRAIEDKEQIVVGVNEFTVAEERPIPTLVIDPAVETDQVARLRALRARRDGAAAARLQKAVADAAREGRNLLPPIVEAVSGLVTLGEVVDALRSVFGEHRESAGW